TATTTTAGGGAAAAGCCATATAACTGAAAAGTCTCTGGTTATTCGTTCTATTAAACTGCCAGCTTCTATTCAAAAATCTATTGAAACAAAGTTGATCGCTGAGCAAGAATCTCAAAAGTATCAATATGTTCTTGCTAAGAAGAAACAAGAAGCGGAAGGACGTATTGTTGATGCAACTGGTAAGGCAGAAGCAAATAGGATACTAGGTGCAAGTTTAACATCTAATATTCTTAAAGAAAAGGGAATTATCGCAACAGAAGCTTTGGCTAAATCGCCAAATGCAAAAGTGGTAGTTATTGGTTCAGGCAAAGATGGTTTACCAATTATCTTAGGAGGTAACTAAACTTTGTTTAGTTCAAAAATAAAGCGAGGGCTTCGATTAGTAATAGGATTATTGCTAATTGGAGCTCTTTTGTTTTTCGCTCGGTATTCAATTTTAGGTGCGGTTGGAGATTGGTTAATAAAGGAAGACCCAATTGGCGATAACCCTGTAACTCTTTTCGTATTAGGAGGAAATAGCCATGCGCGTGGTAAAGCAGGTTATGAGCTCTATGGCAATGGGGTAGTGGATCGTCTGGTTTGTACCGGAAAGAATATTCCAACTGTTTTAGAAGCCCTTGGGATAAAGAAGACGGAAGCCCAGATTTCTAGAACTCGAATGGTTAAGTTGGGTGTGCCAAATTCTAAGATTACAATAATAAATGAAGGAACGAGTACAAAAGAAGAATCTGAAATTATATTGGAGTACTGTAAGAAGAATGGATTAACAGAAGCTGCAATTGTAAGCTCAAAGTTTCACACAAGACGAGTTTGGAATACGTTTAAGCCGGATTTTGAGGCCGAAAAAATAAAGCTATATGTCTGGGGCTGTGGTAATGACTTCTATGATGAGAACGAATGGTGGGTGAGCGAAAGAGCTATGATAATGGTTAATAACGAGTACATTAAACACCTTTATTACGCTTTGAAATATTAAATAATTCGTTTAGATTTACTAAGAGCGATTTCAAAAAAAATAGATAGGTTATTTTAATTACCATATAAAACAAAAGATTTGAAAACAAAACACACACGCAAAATAATAGTATTTAGTTTGATGGTTTTCGCTGGTTCACTTGTTTTGGCAAGTTGTGGTAAGGATTCTGGTTACAATTATGCCAAGCATAATAAAAGAAGTAATAAAAGCCATAAGTCGCATAGTAAATTACCTAGTTCGCATACTGGTGTTGGTTTTAATAATAGCTCTGGTCACGGTCACTAAGAAAAGTTATTCTTAGTATAATATTAGAATTTTCTGGGTAGTCATCTCTCGGTTCGTTGTAACACGAGCAAGAAGAACTTTGTTGTTGTAAGATACCATTGGTATGATAACACGTTGTTCTCCTATTGCATAAGAGGAATAGTATAGTTGCTGCCCCGTTAAGTTGAAGAGCTCAATTCTTTGTATTTGTTCATCTTCATTTACGGAAATTATTAGTTGATCTTTTTCTACTACAGTAGACACCCCGACAGTGGTCTCATCGCCATACATCGGCATGCAAAAGTACGCGCTCTGGCTTGCTTCGATAAATGTGTTATTGGTAATAAGTACGTCTCCATTGTTCGCAACAAGGTTAAACGAACCTGTACCAAAATCACAGCATATACCATCTTCTTCCGAATCAAAAATTTCGAATTGGTAACAGTCTTCGCCTAAGCATAATGTGGATACATGTAGTTTGTTGCTAGCTAAATCAGATTCGGAGTACACTACATTGCCTTCTTTGTTTACTATCTGCCAGCTGGTTTCTTCTCCGTAATTGTCGGTCTGAAGAGATAATATTACATACCCAACGCTGTCGGCTACAACAAAAGAGTTTGTTATCGTATCGTTACTAGTATTTAAATCGGTTTGTCCGTTTGGATTGCTAGAATAGACTGTAAACGTTGGATTGTCACCTGCAATTAGATATGGGAATTCAATTTGTTCTAGGCTGGATGCACTGAGGTCGCCTTCCCATTGTAGAGTATCTATATCTTCTTCGTTTAATTGATAATAGATGTCTAAGGAATTGAGATTAATTGTGCCGTTGTTTTTTAACGTAATATGAAACTGCACCGAATCCTTACAAATGATGTCTTGGTTATTATCTAGTAAGTCGAATAGAGAAGCATCTAGTTCAATAGCAGCTACTGTTGGGTCGTATGTGCTAATCTCGGTAAGGTTTGCATTATTAGGAGCTAACCATGGCTGTAATATCGTTGCATCACTAGTTCCGTTATTCCAGGAAACGCCAAACCTTCCATAAAAGTCGGAGCCAAGCATGTTTGAGCAGGACGCAGCACCACCGAATAGCTGACCAACAACTTGGTGATTTGAATTGAAGAGAGGGGATCCCGATGAGCCACCTTCAGTAGTTCCTTCTTCCCAAACAACTCTCCATACATCTAGCATTTCGTTATTGTCAACGTTGAGTTGTTCCGTTTGTGTTGGAATATCGAAGTCTTTACTTATTTTTTTAACGTCGGCGTTAGGATGATGTATGCACGTGGTGTTGCCAGTAACGTCGTCTCTCGACCATCCGGAATATGCTACGTTATAACTTTCGGGAGGAGTGTCATCTAATTCCAAAAGAATAAAATCTGTCTCAATATTAGAAGCTCTAAGTTGTGCTCCAGCAAGCGATTGTGTAGTTGTTATGTTTTGTGTTATGCACTCTGGACTATCGAAATTGAATCGGAATATCCAGTCTTCTAACGGTTCGTGCCCAGCAATACAATGTTCTGCTGTTAGGAGGTAAGGGGTGCCATCTTCTAATTCATTATTTAGAAGGGTTCCCGTACAAAATCCCTGGCTGCCTACCATAATTAATGCAACTGAAGAAATTTCAGATTCCCATCCATCCCCTTCGGGGCAAGAAACGTTTATCTCGCAGTTCTGAGATCCGCCAAACGCTTTTGAGATAGATTTAAGATCAACGAAACCATGCGTAACGTTTGTTATGGTAAAGGTTCCGTCGCCATGAACGCTCTCAGGTTCATAGTATTCAATAATAATGGCATCACCTTCTAATAAATCGGTAGCGAAACTGCCAGATTCTTTATTGTTTCGGCTAGTAAATGCTCCGAGGAATTGCGTCTTCGCTTTATTGTAAATAAAAAGCTCTGCGCCTTCGGGTAAATAGAAGTTGTCGAAGACCAAGTTGAGGGAATAAGCATTTGGAGATTCAATGCCTAACGTCCATAGATAATCACCGTTTCTCAAGACCTCCCAATTATCACTGTTGGAAAGACTAAAATCAACTTCCGTTTTTTCTCCAAAGATGAAAGGACCAACTTTATTCCCAGGTTGTTTGGTTCTGCTGTTAATATATAGGGCTTGATTGTCTTGAGGAGGAAGTATTTCAAAATGAACAGAACCAACTATTTTTCCTGTGGAAAAGGCATGGGGAGTACCACCGCTAGATATTTGGGCCTGTAAGCTTATGTTTATCGAAACAACAATTAATGTAATTGCAATTAAAAGAATAAAGGGTTTAATGAATAAATTCAATCTACTGGTTTCGTTCCAAACGTACACATGGACGTTCTATTTTGTTCCTAGTAACTATTATTATACTTGGATTAGCATTTTTTCGAGCTTATACATTTCATCTCTTAATCTGGCTGCTTCGATAAAGTCATTCTCTTTAGCCGCTGCTTTCATTAATCGCTTAATTTTTTCAATATCAGCTTTGAGGTCATCTGTATTCTTGTATTTAACCTCCGGATCTGCCGCCATGTCAAACTCTTCTGGTTCTACATAATAGCGAGCATCTCTTTTAGATTTCCATTCAAGAACACCCGTTTGTCCAATAATCTCTTCTTTCGATTTACGTATGGCCGTAGGAGTGATGTTGTTCTCTAGGTTGTAATCCAATTGAATTTTTCGTCTCCTGTCGGTTTCGTCCATTGTCTTACGCATCGAATTGGTAATCTTATCCGCATAGAAAATTACTCTTCCGTTCACGTTTCTAGCTGCTCTGCCTGCTGTTTGGGTAAGAGATCTATGCGATCTTAAAAACCCTTCTTTGTCCGCATCAAGAATAGCTACCAAAGAAACTTCA
This region of Flavobacteriales bacterium genomic DNA includes:
- a CDS encoding excinuclease ABC subunit B (The UvrABC repair system catalyzes the recognition and processing of DNA lesions. The beta-hairpin of the Uvr-B subunit is inserted between the strands, where it probes for the presence of a lesion), which encodes YIHSDIDTLERIEIMREFRLGTFDVLIGINLLREGLDLPEVSLVAILDADKEGFLRSHRSLTQTAGRAARNVNGRVIFYADKITNSMRKTMDETDRRRKIQLDYNLENNITPTAIRKSKEEIIGQTGVLEWKSKRDARYYVEPEEFDMAADPEVKYKNTDDLKADIEKIKRLMKAAAKENDFIEAARLRDEMYKLEKMLIQV
- a CDS encoding trypsin-like peptidase domain-containing protein, with product MNLFIKPFILLIAITLIVVSINISLQAQISSGGTPHAFSTGKIVGSVHFEILPPQDNQALYINSRTKQPGNKVGPFIFGEKTEVDFSLSNSDNWEVLRNGDYLWTLGIESPNAYSLNLVFDNFYLPEGAELFIYNKAKTQFLGAFTSRNNKESGSFATDLLEGDAIIIEYYEPESVHGDGTFTITNVTHGFVDLKSISKAFGGSQNCEINVSCPEGDGWESEISSVALIMVGSQGFCTGTLLNNELEDGTPYLLTAEHCIAGHEPLEDWIFRFNFDSPECITQNITTTQSLAGAQLRASNIETDFILLELDDTPPESYNVAYSGWSRDDVTGNTTCIHHPNADVKKISKDFDIPTQTEQLNVDNNEMLDVWRVVWEEGTTEGGSSGSPLFNSNHQVVGQLFGGAASCSNMLGSDFYGRFGVSWNNGTSDATILQPWLAPNNANLTEISTYDPTVAAIELDASLFDLLDNNQDIICKDSVQFHITLKNNGTINLNSLDIYYQLNEEDIDTLQWEGDLSASSLEQIEFPYLIAGDNPTFTVYSSNPNGQTDLNTSNDTITNSFVVADSVGYVILSLQTDNYGEETSWQIVNKEGNVVYSESDLASNKLHVSTLCLGEDCYQFEIFDSEEDGICCDFGTGSFNLVANNGDVLITNNTFIEASQSAYFCMPMYGDETTVGVSTVVEKDQLIISVNEDEQIQRIELFNLTGQQLYYSSYAIGEQRVIIPMVSYNNKVLLARVTTNREMTTQKILILY
- a CDS encoding YdcF family protein, which produces MFSSKIKRGLRLVIGLLLIGALLFFARYSILGAVGDWLIKEDPIGDNPVTLFVLGGNSHARGKAGYELYGNGVVDRLVCTGKNIPTVLEALGIKKTEAQISRTRMVKLGVPNSKITIINEGTSTKEESEIILEYCKKNGLTEAAIVSSKFHTRRVWNTFKPDFEAEKIKLYVWGCGNDFYDENEWWVSERAMIMVNNEYIKHLYYALKY